In a genomic window of Methanogenium sp. S4BF:
- a CDS encoding carboxymuconolactone decarboxylase family protein has translation MDAQLKELEEEIGKVPLIVKKWAEEDPELKDWVASMDKLIWKDGKLSRQTKKIIAICVAAALRDRHAVRAQAAGASSLGVDYDEVEEALRVTFLLAGMPAYTYGRTAIDDLMKK, from the coding sequence ATGGATGCACAGCTCAAAGAACTGGAAGAGGAGATCGGCAAGGTCCCTCTTATCGTGAAGAAGTGGGCGGAAGAAGACCCGGAACTGAAGGACTGGGTCGCGTCAATGGATAAACTGATCTGGAAAGACGGAAAACTGTCCCGACAGACAAAGAAGATAATCGCAATCTGTGTGGCAGCAGCCCTCCGTGACCGGCATGCGGTCCGGGCACAGGCAGCAGGGGCATCCAGCCTTGGTGTCGATTATGACGAGGTGGAAGAGGCACTCCGGGTGACATTCCTGCTTGCAGGCATGCCGGCCTATACCTATGGGCGCACTGCAATCGACGACCTGATGAAAAAATAA
- a CDS encoding desulfoferrodoxin FeS4 iron-binding domain-containing protein, whose amino-acid sequence MVNVSDEGQVFECEICGNVVEVKEVGGGELVCCGEPMALQE is encoded by the coding sequence ATGGTAAATGTGTCAGATGAAGGACAGGTCTTTGAATGTGAGATCTGCGGAAATGTCGTTGAAGTAAAAGAAGTAGGCGGGGGAGAACTCGTCTGCTGCGGTGAGCCGATGGCCCTGCAGGAGTAA
- a CDS encoding flavodoxin family protein gives MAPQIIALLGSPRPKGNTAKLMNEAVRGIRDAGCEVEIVAVPRLKFSPCKEILYCQEHATCGINDDVTPFFEKFRNIDGLIVATPVMTMGIPGALKSFMDRFQVFFMAKYFRKEPLVTPEKKKHRKTLLLSIGGQNIEHDFDGVILSMKAFCDIIDCPYWDEVLQNNMDEVIDITTQPAVMKAAYEKGYQMGELIARDMAV, from the coding sequence ATGGCACCACAGATTATTGCCCTACTGGGAAGTCCGCGACCAAAGGGAAATACGGCAAAACTGATGAATGAAGCGGTGCGGGGGATCCGTGATGCGGGCTGTGAGGTGGAGATCGTTGCTGTGCCGCGACTCAAATTCAGCCCCTGTAAAGAGATACTCTACTGTCAGGAGCATGCCACCTGTGGAATAAATGATGATGTGACCCCCTTTTTTGAGAAATTCCGTAATATTGACGGTCTCATCGTGGCCACGCCGGTGATGACGATGGGCATTCCGGGTGCCCTGAAATCGTTTATGGACCGGTTTCAGGTCTTTTTTATGGCGAAGTACTTCAGGAAAGAGCCGCTCGTCACCCCCGAAAAGAAGAAACACCGTAAAACGCTTCTTCTGAGCATCGGAGGGCAGAATATTGAACATGATTTCGACGGTGTCATCCTCTCCATGAAGGCTTTCTGCGACATCATCGACTGCCCGTACTGGGATGAGGTGCTGCAGAATAACATGGATGAAGTAATCGACATTACGACACAGCCGGCAGTAATGAAGGCCGCCTACGAGAAAGGATATCAGATGGGTGAGCTTATCGCCCGTGATATGGCAGTGTAA
- a CDS encoding peroxiredoxin: protein MCDDELFDECLCCQGGPVLGEPAPDFSAVTTQGPMKLEDYRGKWVVLFSHPADFTPVCTTEFMAFAGVYEELRALNAYLIGLSIDSVHAHLGWIRNIKERMGVDIPFPVIADLDMNVAHLYGMVQQGASSTATVRCVFFIDPEGILRAMIYYPLTNGRYIPEIVRLVKALQTTDEKGVATPANWQPGDKVVVPAPATQAAAEARLQEGYECKDWYLCFKEI from the coding sequence ATGTGTGACGACGAGTTGTTTGACGAATGCCTCTGCTGTCAGGGAGGACCGGTGCTGGGTGAACCTGCACCGGATTTCTCCGCCGTGACGACACAGGGGCCGATGAAACTGGAGGATTATCGGGGAAAATGGGTGGTGCTCTTCAGTCACCCGGCAGACTTCACCCCGGTCTGCACCACCGAGTTTATGGCATTTGCAGGAGTGTATGAGGAGCTTCGGGCGCTGAATGCGTACCTCATCGGCCTCTCCATTGACTCGGTGCATGCCCACCTCGGGTGGATACGTAACATTAAGGAAAGGATGGGAGTAGACATTCCCTTCCCGGTCATAGCCGACCTCGACATGAATGTGGCCCACCTGTATGGCATGGTTCAGCAAGGGGCGAGCAGCACGGCAACGGTCCGGTGTGTCTTCTTTATTGATCCGGAGGGCATTCTGCGTGCCATGATCTACTACCCGCTCACAAACGGACGGTATATTCCGGAGATTGTCCGGCTGGTGAAGGCGCTCCAGACAACCGACGAGAAGGGTGTCGCCACTCCCGCAAACTGGCAGCCGGGCGACAAGGTGGTTGTGCCGGCGCCGGCAACCCAGGCAGCTGCAGAAGCACGCCTTCAGGAGGGATACGAGTGCAAGGACTGGTATCTCTGCTTTAAAGAGATCTGA
- the radC gene encoding DNA repair protein RadC gives MAVKRMRDTEMVDRPRERIAAAGPAVLDNRELVAAIIGRGISGRDVNTIATDITALLDEKGTEMTYDDLKAIKGIGGSRASQMVAAFELARRYIKKPGTTISRPEDILMMSADLLHKQQEHFVAFTLNGAGEVIRRHTITKGTLTHSPVHPREVFAPALTDRAASVIFVHNHPSGSTEPSDADITITRTLAEAGEILGIRVLDHVIVAKTGHTSLKERGLF, from the coding sequence ATGGCAGTGAAACGGATGCGCGATACTGAAATGGTTGACCGGCCCCGGGAGCGGATCGCCGCCGCCGGACCGGCAGTCCTTGATAACCGTGAACTCGTTGCGGCAATCATCGGGAGAGGCATTTCCGGCCGTGATGTAAACACAATCGCAACCGACATCACCGCCCTTCTGGATGAGAAGGGGACCGAGATGACCTACGATGATCTGAAGGCCATAAAGGGAATCGGAGGGAGCAGGGCGTCCCAGATGGTGGCAGCCTTTGAACTCGCCCGCCGCTACATCAAAAAGCCCGGCACCACGATCTCGCGGCCGGAGGATATCCTGATGATGTCTGCCGACCTGCTTCACAAACAACAGGAGCACTTTGTCGCTTTCACCCTCAACGGGGCGGGGGAGGTTATCCGGCGTCATACAATCACAAAAGGCACACTCACCCATTCTCCGGTGCACCCCCGCGAGGTGTTTGCCCCCGCACTCACAGACCGTGCCGCCTCTGTGATCTTTGTCCATAACCATCCCTCCGGCAGCACCGAACCCTCAGACGCAGATATCACCATCACCCGCACCCTCGCTGAGGCAGGAGAGATTCTCGGCATCCGGGTGCTTGACCATGTGATCGTCGCAAAGACGGGGCACACCAGTCTAAAGGAGCGCGGCCTTTTCTAG
- a CDS encoding rubrerythrin family protein — MTTEENAWAAFAGESQANRKYANYSVKAKDEGYPVVAKLFAAASRAEEIHARRLLGALKAIGSTEENLSGAVEGETHEFTEMYPSFIEEATAENASEARTVFTHAMKAEEVHAGLYAKALDAVKAGGDLEETPVHLCPFCGNVVLGEVPERCPICGIPGTKFELIE; from the coding sequence ATGACAACAGAAGAGAATGCGTGGGCAGCGTTTGCCGGAGAATCGCAGGCGAATCGCAAATACGCTAATTATTCAGTGAAGGCAAAGGATGAGGGATACCCGGTCGTGGCGAAACTCTTTGCAGCAGCATCCAGAGCAGAGGAGATCCATGCACGGCGTCTTCTCGGGGCCCTGAAGGCAATCGGGTCAACCGAGGAGAATCTCAGCGGTGCCGTTGAAGGGGAGACGCACGAGTTCACCGAGATGTACCCTTCTTTTATTGAGGAGGCAACGGCCGAAAATGCCAGTGAGGCACGGACGGTATTCACCCATGCAATGAAGGCAGAGGAGGTCCACGCGGGACTCTATGCCAAAGCGCTGGATGCTGTGAAGGCCGGTGGCGATCTTGAGGAGACTCCTGTTCATCTCTGTCCGTTCTGCGGCAACGTAGTGCTTGGCGAAGTGCCGGAGCGCTGCCCCATCTGTGGTATTCCGGGCACAAAGTTTGAACTGATTGAATAA